Proteins encoded within one genomic window of Candidatus Aminicenantes bacterium:
- a CDS encoding PDZ domain-containing protein, translating into MKKALFLLLLLLWTVLAAAGAEKIDAIENEIRVVLNQVSPALVKVVSENAKKYVATGIALENDLIITTSLVTSHPFEKIYVEDVNGAQITAAIAGQDDRSGLTLLRLSQKWPRQLTPARQAAVGDWVALIGLFYNRFPAIYQGIISSRSDTELILNAPVAPGSAGGAVVNKKGELLGIIRGSVGFSYAPEYTFKDHSAMIVIGGSKNESGNLCYALPIERVKRIVEKLKTSGKIAYGWLGVSFNGDSNLIQEVEKDSPAQRAGICRGDQIEEISGSPIASFRDISAALHDKLAGEKVIIRLRRSGKPLRLDMELGERKVEIPLAPLLENGAGGEPAWPELPPMPELSELAESNGMEVTLPKIQNYFIEFGGPRQLGIDIMELTSELGRKFAVKEEFGLIVSHVSESSAAQRAGLKAGDIIIRANGRDCRSGFNLMDVMKSLHDHEAVKFELYRDGQLKKFAVIPDRKESLVWDMKKFSQRIQQLKDSIRSEVSERHSETLGQLRQAREKAAGELHKQREQAMLQFQLESKKLADEVQAIEKEKNKVNAELRKKYAQELRALQEKLKEIRENIAKDLAEGKDR; encoded by the coding sequence ATGAAGAAAGCATTATTCCTTCTGCTGCTGCTTTTATGGACCGTCCTGGCGGCCGCCGGCGCGGAAAAAATTGACGCCATCGAGAATGAAATCAGGGTCGTCCTGAATCAAGTGTCGCCGGCACTGGTCAAAGTGGTTTCCGAGAACGCCAAAAAATACGTGGCCACCGGCATTGCCCTGGAAAACGACCTGATCATCACCACCTCGCTGGTCACCAGTCACCCTTTTGAAAAAATTTACGTGGAAGACGTCAACGGCGCCCAGATCACGGCCGCGATCGCCGGCCAGGATGACCGCTCGGGTCTGACCCTTCTGCGCCTCAGCCAGAAATGGCCGCGGCAATTGACACCGGCCAGGCAAGCCGCCGTCGGCGACTGGGTGGCCCTGATCGGCCTGTTCTACAACCGTTTCCCGGCCATCTACCAGGGGATCATCAGCAGCCGCTCGGATACGGAACTGATCCTGAACGCCCCGGTCGCTCCCGGTTCGGCCGGCGGCGCCGTGGTCAACAAAAAAGGCGAGCTGCTGGGCATCATCCGCGGCAGCGTGGGGTTCTCCTATGCTCCCGAGTACACCTTCAAGGACCATTCGGCGATGATCGTCATCGGCGGCTCTAAGAACGAAAGCGGCAACCTCTGCTATGCCCTGCCCATCGAGAGGGTCAAGCGCATTGTCGAAAAACTGAAGACATCGGGGAAAATCGCCTATGGCTGGCTCGGCGTCAGTTTTAACGGCGATTCCAACCTGATCCAGGAGGTGGAGAAGGATTCCCCGGCCCAGCGGGCGGGAATCTGCAGGGGCGACCAGATCGAAGAGATTTCCGGAAGCCCGATCGCCTCATTCCGCGATATTTCCGCCGCGCTGCACGACAAGTTGGCCGGGGAAAAGGTCATCATCCGGCTCAGGCGCTCGGGAAAGCCGCTCCGCCTGGACATGGAACTGGGGGAACGCAAGGTCGAAATTCCCCTCGCCCCGCTTCTTGAGAACGGAGCCGGCGGCGAACCCGCCTGGCCGGAACTGCCCCCGATGCCGGAGTTGAGCGAGCTCGCCGAATCGAATGGGATGGAAGTCACCCTGCCTAAAATTCAGAACTACTTCATCGAGTTCGGCGGGCCCCGCCAGCTCGGCATCGACATCATGGAACTGACTTCCGAGCTCGGCCGGAAATTCGCCGTCAAGGAGGAGTTCGGATTGATCGTCTCGCACGTGAGCGAATCCTCGGCCGCCCAAAGGGCCGGTCTCAAGGCCGGCGACATCATCATCCGGGCCAACGGCCGCGACTGCCGGAGCGGCTTCAACCTGATGGACGTGATGAAATCCCTGCACGACCATGAAGCGGTCAAGTTCGAGCTGTACCGCGACGGCCAGCTGAAAAAATTCGCCGTCATCCCGGACAGAAAAGAATCCCTGGTCTGGGACATGAAAAAATTCTCGCAGAGGATTCAACAGCTGAAGGACAGCATCCGCAGCGAGGTCAGCGAGCGCCATAGCGAGACGCTCGGCCAGCTGCGCCAGGCAAGGGAAAAAGCGGCAGGCGAACTGCACAAGCAAAGGGAGCAGGCCATGCTCCAATTCCAGCTGGAAAGCAAAAAACTCGCCGATGAGGTCCAGGCCATTGAGAAGGAAAAAAACAAAGTCAACGCCGAATTGAGAAAAAAATACGCCCAGGAATTGCGCGCACTCCAGGAAAAGCTCAAGGAAATCCGGGAGAACATCGCCAAAGACCTGGCGGAGGGGAAAGACCGTTAA
- a CDS encoding peptidyl-prolyl cis-trans isomerase, whose product MKLKIFLTTILVLAINRGFAATDTVEEIYAIVNDEVITGSELRKFETEMMRALQSQMQGEQLAEATREMKKDLLNRFIEQKLLLSKIKEKNYNVDSDVEMIIQDIKKQYQFATDDDLKNALQAEGIEFGAWKEQWRERRKQERLVGEEVGAKIKVDNPQIMEYYRTHPEEFTTPAEITLNAIFLKKNVNEPKPQEKMDQIATELKPELFEQTAKKYSELPDAANSVLLGKFKKGELDKTLEEAALKLKKDEYSGWIETDNGWYIIQLADFSPDRLMEVKDVRDEIIRKRREEIQQVKLKEYIEQLKKESFIKIVKEYQ is encoded by the coding sequence ATGAAGCTAAAAATTTTTCTGACGACGATCCTGGTCCTGGCAATTAATCGGGGTTTCGCGGCAACGGACACGGTCGAGGAAATATACGCCATTGTCAATGACGAAGTCATCACCGGCAGCGAACTGAGGAAATTCGAAACGGAAATGATGCGCGCCCTGCAGTCGCAAATGCAGGGAGAACAGCTGGCCGAGGCGACGCGGGAAATGAAAAAGGACCTGCTGAACCGGTTCATCGAACAGAAACTGCTGTTGTCCAAAATAAAGGAAAAAAACTACAACGTTGACAGCGATGTGGAAATGATCATCCAGGACATCAAGAAACAGTACCAATTCGCCACCGACGACGACTTGAAAAACGCGCTGCAGGCGGAAGGGATCGAATTCGGTGCCTGGAAGGAGCAGTGGCGGGAACGGCGCAAGCAGGAGCGGCTGGTCGGGGAGGAAGTGGGAGCCAAGATCAAGGTGGACAATCCGCAGATCATGGAGTACTACCGTACCCATCCCGAAGAATTCACCACCCCCGCCGAGATCACCTTGAATGCCATTTTCTTGAAAAAGAATGTGAATGAACCTAAGCCGCAGGAAAAAATGGACCAGATCGCGACCGAGCTGAAGCCGGAGCTCTTCGAACAAACGGCTAAGAAATATTCGGAACTGCCCGACGCCGCCAATTCCGTTCTCCTGGGCAAATTCAAGAAAGGCGAACTGGACAAGACCCTCGAGGAGGCGGCGCTGAAGCTGAAAAAGGATGAATATTCCGGTTGGATCGAAACCGACAACGGCTGGTACATCATTCAGCTCGCCGATTTCAGCCCCGACCGCCTGATGGAAGTCAAGGATGTCCGCGACGAGATCATCCGCAAGCGGCGCGAGGAGATACAGCAGGTCAAGCTGAAAGAATACATCGAGCAATTGAAGAAGGAAAGTTTCATCAAGATCGTGAAGGAATACCAGTAG
- a CDS encoding 4-hydroxythreonine-4-phosphate dehydrogenase PdxA, whose translation MPNQNTKKAGRQNKVIAVTIGDPQGIGPEIVQKSLAAHVPAFPLLVVGNRRFFPGAAIPAVDSIAGMKKGEIAFLDVAGDFDREDPSFAFVKTAVELACRGEVRALVTAPVSKDKWLRSGLPFRGHTDFFNTVAAGGPPAMFFWSDPLKVALFTHHLPLRDVFARICPEKIIAFVRLVNDELQRLFAREFTYLFSGLNPHAGENGHLGHEEEESIAPAIKVLQNEMPVAGLFPPDVVFAKARAMKDAVVIAMTHDQGLIPFKLLHAGSGVQLTLGLPFIRTSPVHGTAYDIAGKGIADPASMLAALRLAESLLG comes from the coding sequence TTGCCGAACCAAAACACGAAGAAAGCGGGCCGGCAAAATAAGGTCATCGCCGTCACCATCGGCGATCCGCAGGGGATCGGCCCCGAGATTGTCCAAAAAAGCCTGGCCGCTCATGTGCCGGCTTTCCCGCTGCTCGTCGTCGGCAACCGTCGTTTTTTCCCCGGCGCCGCCATCCCCGCCGTTGACAGCATCGCCGGGATGAAAAAGGGCGAAATCGCTTTCCTGGATGTGGCCGGCGACTTCGACCGCGAGGACCCTTCCTTCGCTTTCGTCAAAACCGCGGTAGAGCTGGCCTGCCGGGGCGAGGTCCGGGCCCTGGTCACGGCGCCGGTCAGCAAGGACAAGTGGCTGCGCAGCGGGCTTCCCTTTCGCGGCCACACCGATTTTTTCAATACGGTCGCCGCCGGCGGTCCGCCGGCCATGTTTTTCTGGTCCGATCCCTTGAAAGTGGCCCTGTTTACCCATCACCTTCCCCTGCGCGACGTCTTTGCCCGCATTTGCCCGGAAAAGATAATTGCTTTCGTCCGCCTGGTGAACGATGAACTGCAGCGCCTCTTCGCCAGGGAATTCACCTACCTGTTCAGCGGCCTGAACCCGCACGCCGGCGAAAACGGCCATTTGGGGCATGAAGAGGAAGAGTCGATCGCACCGGCGATCAAGGTATTGCAGAACGAAATGCCGGTGGCCGGGTTATTCCCGCCCGACGTGGTCTTTGCCAAGGCCAGGGCCATGAAAGACGCCGTGGTCATCGCCATGACCCACGATCAGGGGCTCATTCCTTTCAAGCTGCTGCACGCCGGTTCGGGCGTTCAGCTTACCCTGGGGCTGCCGTTCATCCGCACGTCCCCGGTCCATGGCACGGCTTACGATATCGCCGGCAAGGGCATCGCCGATCCGGCCAGCATGCTGGCGGCCCTGCGCCTGGCCGAATCGCTCCTGGGCTGA
- a CDS encoding lysophospholipid acyltransferase family protein, translating to MLRKKISFKHRLEYSLFVAVIFLIKYSPAWCVAGWSRALVFFLKKGSRKHARLIAENLAAAFPAASAESLADLQKKIYRHFGRMFVEIARTFARCDPQAVLSRSRILHPEVIERALQKKRGLVVFSAHFGNWEWIPLILHTHLGCDIHSIARPMDNPCLEKKVRAFREAMGSKIIYKKGSLRTILTRLGDNQIVYLLIDQNTVPREGVFVDFFARKASTNTAVAQLYLKKNIPVVPVFLHYDGDEIILDVLPEIDFRAAADGSDGLLELTQQMTGLIEAQIKKFPEQWLWFHDRWKTRPQGATK from the coding sequence ATGCTGCGGAAAAAAATTTCCTTTAAGCACCGCCTGGAGTACTCGCTATTCGTTGCCGTGATCTTTTTGATTAAATATTCGCCGGCCTGGTGCGTCGCCGGCTGGAGCCGCGCGCTTGTTTTTTTTTTGAAAAAGGGCAGCCGTAAGCATGCGCGGCTGATCGCGGAAAACCTGGCCGCCGCTTTTCCCGCGGCTTCGGCCGAATCGCTTGCCGACCTGCAGAAAAAAATCTATCGCCATTTCGGCCGCATGTTCGTGGAAATCGCCCGGACCTTCGCCCGCTGCGATCCGCAGGCCGTATTGTCCCGCAGCCGCATCCTCCATCCCGAGGTGATCGAACGGGCGTTGCAAAAAAAACGCGGTCTGGTCGTCTTTTCCGCCCATTTCGGAAACTGGGAATGGATCCCGCTGATCCTGCACACCCACCTGGGGTGCGACATCCACAGCATCGCCCGCCCCATGGACAACCCCTGCCTGGAAAAGAAAGTCAGGGCATTCCGCGAAGCCATGGGCTCGAAAATAATCTACAAAAAGGGCTCGCTGCGGACCATTCTCACCCGCTTGGGAGACAACCAGATCGTTTACCTGCTGATCGACCAGAACACCGTGCCGCGGGAGGGGGTTTTTGTCGATTTCTTCGCCCGCAAAGCCAGCACCAACACCGCCGTGGCGCAATTGTATCTGAAAAAAAACATCCCGGTCGTTCCTGTTTTTCTGCACTACGATGGGGACGAGATCATTCTCGATGTCCTGCCCGAAATCGATTTTCGCGCCGCTGCCGACGGGTCGGACGGCTTGCTGGAATTGACCCAGCAGATGACCGGGCTGATCGAGGCGCAGATCAAAAAATTCCCCGAACAATGGCTCTGGTTTCATGACCGCTGGAAAACCAGGCCGCAAGGAGCAACGAAATGA
- a CDS encoding RNA polymerase sigma factor, which yields MDDLIKLLKAGNEAALKELMTMYKKPIYNYLNLLLGNRPLAEELTQDTFVKVYFKAHTLKTDHPQALKAWIYTIATNLARSEFRKKKIKKILSLADVSPRLVAQDPDLEGRMILAQLVTHVPEKWRVPLVMKEMDNFSFSEIAQILDKPVGTVKSLVFRGKEHLKRQYLDPEGATHV from the coding sequence ATGGATGATCTGATCAAACTGCTGAAAGCCGGGAATGAAGCTGCCTTGAAAGAATTGATGACCATGTACAAAAAACCGATATACAATTACCTGAACCTGCTGCTGGGAAACCGGCCGCTGGCCGAAGAATTGACCCAGGACACCTTCGTCAAAGTGTATTTCAAGGCCCACACCCTGAAAACCGACCATCCGCAGGCCTTGAAAGCCTGGATATACACCATCGCCACCAATCTGGCGCGCAGCGAGTTCCGCAAGAAAAAAATAAAAAAAATATTATCCCTGGCCGATGTCAGCCCCCGCCTGGTCGCCCAGGATCCCGATCTGGAGGGGCGAATGATCTTGGCGCAACTGGTCACTCACGTTCCGGAAAAATGGCGGGTGCCGCTGGTGATGAAGGAGATGGACAATTTTTCATTCTCTGAAATCGCCCAGATTTTGGACAAACCGGTCGGAACGGTCAAATCCCTGGTCTTCCGGGGAAAAGAGCACTTGAAGAGACAATATCTCGATCCCGAAGGAGCCACCCATGTCTGA
- the rph gene encoding ribonuclease PH encodes MRANERSGRQLRPIAFIPGYITKVPGSALCEQGNTRVVATATIEEKTPHFLKKSSQGWITAEYSMLPGSSGNQRIARERGKINNRSGEIQRFISRALRMVTDLKEIGGRTITVDADVIQADGSTRCASLNAGFLALVLALKYMVYEQLIADFPVFHFMAAVSVGVREREILADLDYEEDSLTDSDINIVSREDGSLIEVQSFCEKSPLALDLFQQALALGIEKNREIIALQKKTLAGAGVPF; translated from the coding sequence ATGAGAGCCAACGAACGATCGGGGCGGCAGCTGCGGCCCATCGCCTTCATTCCCGGGTACATCACCAAGGTCCCCGGTTCGGCGCTGTGCGAGCAAGGGAACACCCGAGTGGTCGCCACGGCCACCATCGAGGAAAAAACGCCCCACTTCCTTAAAAAAAGCAGCCAGGGGTGGATTACGGCCGAATATTCCATGCTGCCGGGTTCCTCGGGCAATCAGCGCATCGCCCGCGAACGGGGGAAAATCAATAACCGCAGCGGGGAAATCCAGCGCTTCATCAGCCGGGCTCTGCGCATGGTCACCGATTTGAAGGAGATCGGCGGCCGCACCATCACCGTCGACGCCGACGTGATCCAGGCCGACGGCAGCACCCGCTGCGCGTCGCTTAATGCCGGTTTTCTGGCCTTGGTCCTGGCGCTCAAGTACATGGTCTACGAGCAACTGATTGCCGACTTCCCCGTTTTCCATTTCATGGCGGCCGTTTCCGTCGGCGTCCGTGAAAGGGAAATCCTAGCCGACCTGGACTACGAAGAGGATTCGTTAACCGACAGCGACATCAATATCGTATCCCGGGAGGACGGGTCCCTGATCGAGGTCCAGTCATTTTGCGAAAAAAGCCCGCTGGCGCTCGACCTTTTTCAGCAAGCCCTGGCCCTGGGCATCGAAAAAAACAGGGAAATCATCGCCTTGCAGAAAAAAACGCTCGCCGGCGCGGGCGTCCCCTTCTGA
- a CDS encoding peptidylprolyl isomerase gives MNKKWVFIVVFTAFLSQCKNSAPHDKAKQAADQAAAVEKKVILSVGFTSLTNRDLKNFIQLQYADAFSQKDNDKLLSRLFDVFCEQRIILFKAEQAGVQVSESEVADYLKEIRSRRQDLNVDAPTIRDVLKVQKYLLASAYKNVAVSDAQVAQFYESHLSDFRRSEEIRLFQIMVKDREQLLKIRQELLNQPSRFEEVARSESISPEAANGGAMGLFEKGMLPQEMEGVVFSLKVNEISPIVESPYGFHLFKITQKRKARMLLLDAVKDEIKSRMLSARLADAYQDFLAELKIEISLQVHYDNLYFSYIKSDSGVSQNEAKNFSDDDPGPGN, from the coding sequence ATGAACAAAAAATGGGTTTTTATTGTCGTTTTCACCGCTTTCTTAAGCCAATGCAAGAATTCCGCCCCCCACGATAAAGCCAAGCAGGCTGCCGACCAAGCCGCGGCCGTGGAAAAGAAAGTCATCCTGAGCGTCGGTTTCACTTCCCTCACCAACCGCGATCTGAAAAATTTCATCCAGTTGCAATACGCCGATGCCTTTTCCCAGAAAGACAATGACAAGCTGCTTTCCCGTCTGTTCGATGTTTTTTGCGAGCAACGGATCATCTTGTTCAAGGCCGAGCAGGCTGGTGTTCAGGTCAGCGAAAGCGAAGTGGCTGATTACCTTAAAGAGATCCGCTCCCGGCGCCAGGATCTGAATGTGGATGCGCCGACGATCCGCGATGTGCTCAAGGTGCAGAAGTATCTGCTGGCCAGCGCCTACAAGAACGTGGCGGTCAGCGATGCACAGGTGGCGCAGTTTTATGAATCCCATTTGAGCGATTTTCGCCGCAGCGAGGAGATTCGGCTTTTTCAGATCATGGTCAAGGATCGCGAGCAATTGCTGAAAATCCGCCAGGAGCTCCTGAATCAGCCGTCGCGCTTCGAGGAGGTCGCCCGGAGCGAATCGATCTCCCCCGAGGCGGCCAACGGCGGCGCCATGGGTTTGTTTGAAAAAGGGATGCTGCCCCAGGAGATGGAGGGGGTGGTTTTTTCGCTGAAGGTAAACGAGATCAGTCCGATCGTCGAATCGCCCTATGGCTTCCATCTGTTCAAGATCACCCAGAAGAGAAAGGCCAGGATGCTGCTGCTGGACGCGGTCAAGGATGAAATCAAGAGCAGGATGCTTTCGGCCCGACTGGCGGATGCCTACCAGGATTTTTTAGCCGAGCTGAAAATTGAAATTTCGCTGCAGGTGCATTACGACAACCTGTACTTTTCCTATATAAAATCTGATTCCGGAGTGAGCCAAAATGAAGCTAAAAATTTTTCTGACGACGATCCTGGTCCTGGCAATTAA
- the lpxK gene encoding tetraacyldisaccharide 4'-kinase produces MHLRANSTLHWLSRPALNLASLLFKTVSLVNLKIKALAPRHFPGLFIISVDNLSFGGTGKTPLVMAIGRVLAERALPFAIILRGYRSALENKGALVQAAHSLEEVGDEAWLLKKRFPGHDVIIGRDRMRSIAAVAARNNRFIILDDGLQTSQVRKDFSIMLVNPGHPYFFLRHFKFLARGENLVLHYQQRSGAGEALPSPWTYDFAIEGFLDGRDRPVNIGNAEIVAFAALGDNERFKRDMGHYRLRAFRGFPDHHAFSPADVHSLEKLRREKGAAWIVCTEKDFCKISHLLDAASPFIYARNRIELPGHVIEQIIQHAAEKNFL; encoded by the coding sequence ATGCACCTTAGAGCAAATTCAACGCTTCATTGGCTGAGCCGCCCGGCGCTGAACCTGGCCTCGCTCCTTTTCAAGACCGTTTCCCTGGTCAATTTGAAAATCAAGGCCCTGGCGCCAAGGCATTTTCCCGGCCTGTTCATCATCTCGGTCGACAACCTGTCCTTCGGCGGCACCGGCAAAACCCCTCTGGTCATGGCCATCGGCCGGGTTTTGGCCGAGAGGGCGCTCCCATTTGCCATCATCCTGCGCGGCTACCGCTCCGCCCTTGAAAACAAGGGCGCCCTGGTCCAGGCGGCCCATTCGCTGGAAGAGGTCGGGGACGAGGCCTGGCTGCTAAAAAAACGCTTCCCGGGCCACGACGTCATAATCGGCCGCGACCGGATGCGCTCCATCGCCGCGGTCGCGGCCAGGAACAACCGCTTCATCATCCTCGATGACGGCCTGCAGACCAGCCAGGTCAGGAAGGATTTCAGCATCATGCTGGTCAACCCCGGCCACCCCTATTTTTTCCTGCGCCACTTCAAGTTCCTGGCCCGGGGCGAGAACCTGGTGCTGCACTACCAGCAGCGAAGCGGAGCGGGAGAAGCACTCCCGTCCCCATGGACGTATGACTTCGCCATTGAAGGTTTCCTTGATGGCCGAGATCGGCCGGTGAACATCGGCAATGCAGAGATCGTCGCCTTTGCGGCGCTGGGCGACAACGAGCGCTTCAAAAGAGACATGGGGCATTACCGTTTGCGGGCGTTCCGGGGATTCCCGGATCACCATGCCTTCTCTCCGGCCGACGTGCACTCCCTGGAAAAACTGCGCCGCGAGAAAGGCGCGGCCTGGATCGTCTGCACCGAAAAGGATTTCTGCAAAATAAGCCATCTCCTCGACGCCGCTTCCCCTTTCATCTATGCCCGAAATAGGATAGAATTGCCTGGCCATGTCATCGAACAGATCATTCAGCATGCTGCGGAAAAAAATTTCCTTTAA
- a CDS encoding NTP transferase domain-containing protein — MADKIKAVVLAAGKSTRMKSGTTKVLHKILGKEIIHYLLDSLVACGIAATDIVVVVGDDHAEIAAAVKLNVVFVRQHEQLGTAHALLAARAQFAEHDGELLVAVGDNPYITAGALQKLIATHRRERAQCTLISAVFPGPPPPYGRVVRDAQGEVQGVVEEKDADAQQRLIREVNAGIYLFDNSVVLPRLAKIGNRNAKKEYYLTDIIAILRNENFKVVAVQADDCDIAIGINDRFDLQAAQEKFNLDNQRRLMHEYGVTILQPATVTVEHDVEIGLDTVVYPCTYLAAGTRVGRNCQIGPCTFLKNVRIADDQKVIFEKREG, encoded by the coding sequence ATGGCTGACAAAATCAAGGCCGTGGTGCTGGCCGCCGGCAAATCCACGCGCATGAAATCGGGAACAACCAAGGTCCTTCATAAAATTCTCGGCAAGGAGATCATCCACTACCTGCTGGACAGCCTCGTTGCCTGCGGCATCGCCGCCACGGACATCGTCGTTGTCGTCGGCGACGATCATGCCGAAATCGCCGCCGCGGTCAAGCTCAATGTGGTTTTCGTTCGGCAGCACGAACAGCTGGGCACGGCCCACGCCCTGCTGGCCGCCCGCGCTCAGTTCGCCGAGCACGATGGAGAACTCCTGGTGGCGGTGGGGGACAATCCCTACATCACGGCGGGCGCGTTGCAAAAACTGATCGCCACCCACCGTCGCGAGCGGGCCCAGTGCACATTGATCTCCGCCGTCTTTCCCGGCCCGCCGCCGCCTTACGGCCGCGTCGTCCGTGACGCCCAGGGGGAGGTTCAGGGCGTCGTGGAAGAGAAGGATGCCGATGCACAGCAGCGGCTGATCCGCGAAGTGAACGCCGGCATCTATCTCTTTGACAACAGCGTCGTCCTGCCGCGGCTGGCCAAGATCGGCAATCGCAACGCCAAGAAGGAATATTATCTCACCGACATCATCGCCATCCTGCGTAACGAGAATTTCAAGGTGGTGGCGGTCCAGGCCGATGACTGCGATATTGCCATCGGCATCAACGACCGGTTCGATCTGCAGGCGGCGCAGGAAAAATTCAACCTCGACAACCAGCGGCGGCTGATGCACGAATACGGAGTCACCATCCTGCAGCCGGCGACGGTGACCGTTGAGCACGATGTGGAGATCGGTCTGGACACGGTCGTCTACCCCTGCACCTACCTGGCCGCCGGCACGCGCGTGGGCAGGAATTGCCAGATCGGTCCCTGCACCTTTCTGAAAAACGTCCGTATCGCTGACGATCAAAAGGTCATTTTCGAAAAGAGGGAAGGCTGA